A genome region from Buchnera aphidicola (Cinara splendens) includes the following:
- a CDS encoding beta-ketoacyl synthase N-terminal-like domain-containing protein, translating into MKRTVITGFGIISSIGTTEQDIVKSLKNGISGIVFSQKMKQFGLHSTVWGNLSLERIKEIPSRWLRFMNPATMYSYLSFKDAIEDSNLYPEIYMKNPRVGIIIGSGSGPAQCYTPLLNKQKNKTSKVSPYFAIKNMPSSISACLGALFKIHGVSYSVSSACSTSSHCIGHAYELISSGKQDMIFAGGGEELSVELACQFDSMRTLSTHFNNTPERSSRAFDKNRDGFVISGGSGILVLEELSIALSRNAKIYAEVVGYGATSDGYSIVLPSGEGFVRCMEYATRDIINSVDYINAHGTSTKIGDSTELHAIKKVFNISKVDPYISSTKSITGHSLGASGVQEIIYTILMLKHNFIAPSINIDELDLSANGMNIVKNVINAVINVAMSNSFGFGGTNASLVIKKYC; encoded by the coding sequence TTGAAAAGAACAGTTATTACAGGTTTTGGAATTATTTCAAGTATTGGTACTACAGAACAAGATATTGTGAAATCTTTAAAAAATGGTATTTCTGGTATAGTTTTTTCTCAAAAAATGAAACAATTTGGTTTACACAGCACAGTTTGGGGTAATCTCTCTCTAGAGAGAATAAAAGAAATACCTTCTAGGTGGTTACGATTTATGAATCCTGCGACCATGTATTCTTATTTATCTTTTAAAGATGCTATTGAGGATAGTAATTTATATCCTGAAATATACATGAAAAATCCTAGAGTAGGTATTATTATAGGATCTGGAAGTGGACCTGCTCAATGTTATACACCTTTATTGAATAAACAAAAAAATAAAACTAGTAAAGTTAGTCCATATTTTGCTATTAAAAATATGCCATCTTCTATTTCTGCTTGTTTAGGAGCTCTTTTTAAAATTCACGGTGTTAGTTATTCTGTTAGTTCAGCATGTTCTACTTCCTCTCATTGTATTGGTCATGCATACGAATTGATTTCTTCTGGTAAACAAGATATGATTTTTGCGGGTGGAGGAGAAGAATTAAGTGTTGAATTAGCATGTCAATTTGATTCCATGAGAACTTTATCTACACATTTTAATAACACGCCTGAACGTTCTTCTAGAGCATTTGACAAAAATCGCGATGGATTTGTTATTTCGGGAGGTAGCGGTATTCTTGTTTTAGAGGAATTAAGTATTGCTTTATCAAGAAATGCTAAAATATATGCTGAAGTAGTCGGATATGGAGCTACTAGTGACGGTTATAGTATAGTACTTCCTTCAGGAGAAGGTTTTGTGCGTTGCATGGAATATGCTACACGAGATATTATTAATTCTGTTGATTATATTAATGCTCACGGTACTTCTACTAAAATTGGTGATAGTACAGAATTACATGCTATAAAAAAAGTTTTTAATATTTCAAAGGTAGATCCATATATATCATCAACTAAGTCTATTACAGGTCATTCTTTAGGTGCTTCAGGAGTTCAAGAAATTATTTATACTATATTAATGTTAAAACATAATTTTATTGCTCCTAGTATCAATATAGATGAGTTAGATTTATCTGCTAACGGCATGAATATAGTAAAAAATGTTATCAATGCTGTTATTAATGTTGCTATGTCTAATAGTTTTGGATTTGGTGGCACTAATGCTAGTTTAGTGATAAAAAAATATTGTTAA
- the tal gene encoding transaldolase, with protein MNQLECLKRYSTVVVDSGDIECIAQYRPQDATTNPTLILKSVLSKKYESIVNKAVQYAKEIGGSQSHQLKNASDMVSVGFGKEILKYIPGYISTEIDARLSFNTSKCVTRAIKLIDLYREQNIDTSRVLIKLAATWECIQAAYKLKKLGILCNLTLLFSFAQARACADADVFLISPFVGRIYDWYQKNNIDNPYFSDSDPGVLAVKKIFFYYKKYMYKTIIMSASFRKVEQILELSGCDRITISPDLLNVLKNQTCKFNRKLDINKISTISSKPIPLSESEFRFLHNQDAMAVEKLSEGIRQFSYDQIALEKFLLSVF; from the coding sequence ATGAATCAATTAGAATGTTTAAAAAGATACTCCACTGTAGTTGTAGATAGCGGAGATATTGAATGTATTGCTCAATATAGACCGCAAGATGCAACTACTAATCCAACATTAATTTTAAAAAGTGTTTTATCAAAAAAATATGAATCTATCGTTAATAAAGCGGTTCAATATGCTAAAGAGATAGGAGGATCACAATCACACCAATTAAAGAATGCTAGTGACATGGTTTCCGTAGGATTTGGTAAAGAAATTTTAAAATATATTCCAGGATATATATCTACAGAAATTGATGCAAGATTATCATTTAATACTAGTAAATGTGTTACAAGAGCTATTAAATTAATCGATTTATATCGAGAACAAAACATTGATACCTCGCGAGTTTTAATTAAACTAGCGGCTACATGGGAATGTATTCAGGCTGCTTATAAATTAAAAAAATTAGGTATTTTGTGTAATTTGACTCTTTTATTTTCTTTTGCGCAAGCTCGTGCGTGTGCTGATGCTGATGTTTTTTTGATTTCTCCTTTTGTTGGTAGAATTTATGATTGGTATCAAAAGAACAACATAGATAATCCATATTTTTCTGATTCTGATCCAGGAGTTTTAGCTGTAAAAAAAATTTTTTTTTACTATAAAAAATATATGTATAAAACTATTATTATGAGTGCTAGTTTCAGAAAAGTAGAACAGATTTTAGAATTATCAGGATGTGATCGTATTACGATATCTCCTGATTTGTTGAATGTGTTAAAAAATCAAACATGTAAATTTAATAGAAAATTAGATATTAATAAAATTTCTACTATTTCATCTAAGCCAATACCTTTATCAGAGTCTGAATTTAGATTCTTACATAATCAAGATGCCATGGCTGTAGAAAAATTATCTGAAGGCATTCGACAATTTAGTTATGATCAAATAGCATTAGAGAAATTTTTGTTAAGTGTTTTTTAA
- the tkt gene encoding transketolase, translated as MLSRKELSNAIRILSIDAIQKAQSGHPGAPMGMADIAEVLWRDFLKHNPNNPLWENRDRFVLSNGHASMLLYSLLHLSGYNISIDDLKNFRQCFSKTPGHPEIYCTPGVEVTTGPLGQGLAMGIGMALAEKLLAQYFNRETFNIVDHFTWIFVGDGCLMEGISHEACSLAGTLKLGKLIVFYDKNGISIDGETSEWFTDNTKKRFLSYNWHVIEINGHDSEEIIYSIKNAKKNTIQPSLIICNTIIGFGSPNKSGKSSVHGAPLGDEETSLTRTYLNWSYDPFYIPQHIYSAWNAVKSGNLAEKSWKNILKNYSIKYPELYIEYKRRIKQKLPYDLNVFLQKFLLKMNSLPKDISTREASQKTLEYFGPFLPELIGGSADLAPSNLTIWSGSRSVNKNNTGNYIHYGVREFGMTAIANGIYHHGGFIPYTGTFLVFADYARSAVRMAALMKTRQIFVYTHDSIGLGEDGPTHQPIEHIAMLRGIPNLSVWRPCDSLETATAWFYGLNRKEGPTALILSRQNITQFTRTKNQIKNIFKGGYILREFGDKISIIIISTGSEIPLSIGVAKKMYTLGYHVRVVSMVSTDCFDNQDTMYRESVLPKKIIHRVSIEAGISTYWYKYVGIEGLKIGIDKFGESGPGTHVFDIFGFTVNKIVDRIKENFFVS; from the coding sequence ATGTTATCACGAAAAGAATTATCGAATGCAATACGAATTTTGAGTATTGATGCTATTCAAAAAGCACAATCTGGTCATCCTGGAGCTCCTATGGGAATGGCAGACATTGCTGAAGTTTTATGGCGTGATTTTTTAAAACACAATCCTAATAATCCCTTGTGGGAAAATAGAGATAGATTTGTGTTATCCAATGGTCATGCTTCTATGTTATTATATAGTTTATTACATTTATCAGGATATAATATTTCTATAGATGATTTAAAAAATTTTAGACAATGTTTTTCTAAAACACCTGGTCATCCAGAAATATATTGTACTCCAGGAGTAGAAGTTACTACTGGTCCTCTAGGACAAGGATTAGCTATGGGTATTGGTATGGCCCTTGCTGAAAAATTATTAGCACAATATTTTAATAGAGAAACATTTAATATTGTAGATCATTTTACATGGATTTTTGTTGGAGATGGGTGTCTTATGGAGGGTATTTCTCATGAGGCATGTTCATTAGCAGGTACTTTAAAGTTAGGTAAATTAATTGTATTTTATGATAAAAATGGTATCTCTATTGATGGTGAAACATCTGAATGGTTCACGGATAATACAAAAAAACGTTTTTTGTCATATAACTGGCATGTTATAGAAATAAACGGTCATGATTCAGAAGAAATTATTTACTCAATAAAAAATGCTAAAAAAAATACTATTCAGCCATCATTAATTATTTGTAATACAATTATTGGATTTGGCTCTCCTAATAAATCTGGCAAGTCAAGTGTACATGGAGCCCCTTTGGGAGATGAAGAGACTTCTTTAACTCGTACATATTTAAATTGGTCTTATGATCCTTTCTATATTCCTCAGCATATATATTCTGCTTGGAATGCTGTCAAATCAGGAAATTTGGCTGAAAAATCATGGAAAAATATATTAAAAAATTATTCCATAAAGTATCCAGAATTATATATAGAGTATAAACGTCGTATAAAACAAAAATTACCATATGATTTAAATGTTTTTTTGCAAAAATTTTTGTTAAAAATGAATAGTTTACCTAAAGATATTTCTACTCGTGAAGCTTCGCAAAAAACTCTAGAATATTTCGGTCCTTTTTTACCTGAATTAATAGGCGGTTCTGCTGATTTAGCTCCTAGTAATTTAACTATTTGGTCAGGATCTAGGTCTGTAAATAAAAATAATACTGGTAATTATATTCATTATGGTGTCAGAGAATTTGGTATGACAGCAATAGCTAACGGAATTTATCATCATGGTGGTTTTATTCCATATACGGGTACTTTTTTAGTTTTTGCAGATTATGCGCGTAGTGCAGTTCGCATGGCAGCTTTAATGAAAACACGACAAATTTTTGTTTATACTCATGATTCTATTGGTTTAGGAGAAGACGGACCAACCCATCAACCTATTGAACATATCGCTATGTTAAGAGGAATACCTAATTTAAGTGTGTGGAGACCTTGTGATTCTCTAGAAACAGCAACTGCTTGGTTTTATGGTTTAAATAGAAAAGAAGGTCCTACTGCTTTAATATTATCGCGTCAAAATATAACACAATTTACAAGAACAAAGAATCAAATAAAAAATATATTTAAAGGTGGATATATTTTAAGAGAATTTGGTGATAAAATTAGTATCATTATTATTTCTACTGGTTCAGAGATACCTTTGTCTATTGGTGTTGCTAAAAAAATGTATACTTTAGGTTATCATGTTAGGGTAGTATCTATGGTTTCTACGGATTGTTTTGATAATCAAGATACAATGTATCGTGAATCAGTATTACCTAAAAAAATTATACATCGAGTATCTATTGAGGCAGGAATTAGTACTTATTGGTATAAATATGTAGGAATAGAAGGTTTAAAAATAGGTATTGATAAGTTTGGAGAATCAGGACCAGGTACCCATGTATTTGATATATTTGGTTTTACAGTCAATAAAATAGTAGATCGAATTAAAGAGAATTTTTTTGTTTCATAA
- the dapE gene encoding succinyl-diaminopimelate desuccinylase, which produces MCTKVLNLAQQLINIPSISPRDLGCQEILIQRLQSYGFFIEKMNFNDTNNFWAWKGFGKSITFLGHTDVVPAGNLLNWTTPPFVSTIKNGVLFGRGSVDMKGSIAAMLIAVENFLNKNPNHNGRISFLITSDEESTGKNGIKKVAAILKQRNERINYCLVGEPTSEKVLGDCIKNGRRGSLSAELKIYGKQGHVAYPNLAYNPIHYSALFLAELSTLSFDKGNDFFEPTKLQISKIFSGKNYTTNMIPGELNVFFNIRFSPLVDEKTIINIINKLLIKHSLQHSISWKCYAKPFLSVPNNLCRILMTSIYNNTGITPVIKTNGGTSDGRFLFDLSDEIVEFGLLSSTIHQINECVNILDLLQLQNIYYDVLNALFL; this is translated from the coding sequence ATGTGTACCAAAGTACTTAATCTTGCTCAACAATTAATAAATATACCTTCGATTAGTCCGCGGGATCTTGGCTGTCAAGAAATATTAATACAGAGATTACAATCATATGGTTTTTTTATTGAAAAAATGAACTTTAATGATACGAATAATTTTTGGGCATGGAAAGGTTTTGGAAAATCTATTACCTTCTTGGGACATACAGATGTTGTACCTGCTGGAAATTTATTGAATTGGACAACTCCTCCTTTTGTGTCTACCATAAAAAATGGTGTGTTGTTTGGTAGAGGATCAGTAGATATGAAAGGTTCAATTGCCGCTATGTTAATAGCAGTAGAAAATTTCTTAAATAAGAATCCTAATCATAATGGTCGTATATCTTTTTTAATCACTTCTGATGAAGAATCAACAGGTAAAAATGGAATTAAGAAAGTTGCTGCAATATTAAAACAAAGAAATGAAAGAATTAATTATTGTTTAGTTGGAGAACCTACGAGCGAAAAAGTTTTAGGAGATTGTATAAAAAATGGTCGTCGAGGTTCTTTATCAGCTGAATTAAAAATATATGGTAAGCAAGGTCATGTAGCTTATCCTAATTTAGCCTATAACCCTATCCACTACTCTGCTTTGTTTTTAGCAGAACTATCTACTTTATCCTTTGACAAAGGAAATGATTTTTTTGAACCGACTAAACTTCAAATTTCAAAAATATTTTCAGGAAAAAATTATACTACTAACATGATACCAGGAGAATTGAACGTATTTTTTAACATACGGTTTAGTCCTTTAGTAGACGAAAAAACAATCATAAACATAATTAATAAATTACTTATTAAACATTCACTGCAACATTCTATTTCTTGGAAATGTTATGCTAAACCTTTTCTTTCTGTACCCAATAATTTATGCCGTATTTTAATGACTAGTATATACAATAATACTGGGATTACTCCTGTTATTAAAACAAATGGGGGCACTTCAGATGGTAGATTTCTTTTTGATTTATCTGATGAAATAGTAGAATTTGGTTTATTAAGTTCTACCATCCATCAAATAAATGAATGTGTAAATATTTTGGATTTATTACAATTACAAAATATTTATTATGATGTTTTAAATGCTTTGTTTTTATAA
- the dapA gene encoding 4-hydroxy-tetrahydrodipicolinate synthase, with translation MFKGSIVALITPMDDKGNICKKSLKKLIQYHIKNKTNAIVSVGTTGESATLNKNEHTNVIMNTLEFADEKIPIIAGTGSNATAESIILTKKLEKSGISGCLNVTPYYNRPTQQGLYLHFKAISESTYLPQILYNVPNRTGCDLLPQTIAQLSKLKNIIGLKDASGDLSRVSMIKQLVKNDFLLISGDDATALDFIQLGGIGVISVTANIAAEYMYKMCKLALQGDFTNARKINSRLNILHHLLFQETNPIPIKWAAKYIGLIEYNSLRLPMTTLLQENKKILKKAIQSILL, from the coding sequence ATGTTTAAAGGAAGTATTGTTGCTCTTATTACACCTATGGATGATAAAGGAAATATCTGTAAAAAAAGTTTAAAAAAATTAATTCAGTATCATATTAAAAATAAAACTAATGCAATAGTTTCAGTGGGCACAACAGGAGAATCGGCTACACTGAATAAAAATGAGCATACAAATGTTATTATGAATACTTTAGAATTTGCAGATGAAAAAATACCTATAATAGCCGGAACAGGATCAAATGCTACCGCAGAAAGCATCATATTAACTAAAAAACTTGAAAAATCAGGTATTTCTGGATGTTTAAATGTTACGCCTTATTATAATCGACCTACACAGCAAGGATTATACCTTCACTTTAAAGCAATTTCAGAAAGTACCTATTTACCTCAAATATTATATAATGTACCAAATCGTACAGGATGCGACTTATTACCACAAACAATTGCTCAATTATCGAAATTAAAAAACATAATTGGATTAAAAGATGCTTCGGGAGATTTATCTAGAGTCAGTATGATTAAACAACTAGTTAAAAATGATTTTCTTTTAATTAGTGGAGACGATGCAACTGCATTAGATTTTATTCAATTAGGAGGAATAGGAGTAATTTCTGTAACCGCTAATATTGCAGCAGAATATATGTATAAGATGTGCAAACTAGCTTTACAAGGCGATTTTACAAATGCTAGAAAAATAAATTCTAGATTAAATATTTTACATCATTTATTATTTCAAGAAACAAACCCTATACCCATAAAATGGGCCGCTAAATATATTGGTTTAATAGAATATAATTCATTAAGATTACCTATGACAACCTTGTTACAGGAAAATAAAAAAATTTTAAAAAAAGCTATTCAATCAATACTTTTATAA
- the aroC gene encoding chorismate synthase gives MAGNTIGKLFTVTTCGESHGPMLAGIIDGVPPGFSLKNSDIQYELNRRRPGFSPFTTQRRENDIIEIFSGIFQGKTTGTSIGIAIKNTDTRSQDYSDIKNIYRPNHADFTYDKKYGIRDYRGGGRSSARETVIRVAAGAIAKKYLKLKYNIIIRGYLSQLGPIHCPFDSWKEVENNSFFCSNSRKTNELIQYMKELKKSGNSIGAKIMIIAENVPIGLGEPVFDRLDADIAHAIMSINAAKSVEIGDGIQVVEQTGDMHRDEILPNGFTSNHSGGILGGISNGDKIIIQAAFKPTSSIRIPGKTINIQGKETSIITKGRHDPCVGIRAVPIAEAMLAITLMDHVLRFRAQCGK, from the coding sequence ATGGCTGGAAACACAATCGGAAAATTATTTACAGTTACAACTTGCGGAGAATCACATGGACCGATGTTAGCTGGAATTATTGACGGCGTTCCTCCAGGATTTTCTTTAAAAAATAGTGATATACAGTACGAACTAAATAGAAGAAGACCGGGTTTCTCTCCTTTTACTACACAACGTCGAGAAAATGACATAATTGAAATTTTTTCAGGTATTTTCCAAGGAAAAACAACTGGAACTAGTATTGGAATAGCAATAAAAAATACAGATACTCGATCACAAGATTATTCTGATATTAAGAACATATATCGTCCTAACCATGCCGATTTTACATATGATAAAAAATACGGAATTAGAGATTATAGAGGAGGAGGTAGATCATCTGCACGAGAAACAGTTATTCGTGTAGCAGCAGGAGCAATTGCAAAAAAATATTTAAAACTAAAGTATAATATAATTATTCGAGGATATTTATCTCAATTAGGACCTATTCATTGCCCTTTTGATTCATGGAAAGAAGTAGAAAATAATTCTTTTTTTTGTAGTAATTCTCGAAAAACAAATGAACTAATCCAGTATATGAAAGAATTAAAAAAATCTGGAAATTCTATTGGAGCTAAAATTATGATTATTGCCGAAAATGTTCCCATTGGTTTAGGAGAACCTGTTTTTGATCGATTAGATGCAGACATTGCGCATGCTATCATGAGTATCAATGCGGCTAAATCAGTTGAAATAGGAGATGGTATTCAAGTAGTTGAACAAACAGGAGATATGCATCGAGACGAAATTTTACCAAATGGATTTACTAGTAACCATTCAGGAGGAATTTTAGGAGGAATTAGCAACGGAGATAAAATCATAATTCAAGCAGCATTCAAGCCAACATCAAGCATTAGAATACCTGGAAAAACTATTAATATCCAAGGAAAAGAAACTTCTATTATAACAAAAGGCAGACATGATCCTTGTGTAGGTATACGAGCTGTTCCTATTGCAGAAGCTATGCTTGCTATTACATTAATGGATCATGTTTTACGCTTTCGTGCTCAATGTGGTAAATAA
- the smrB gene encoding endonuclease SmrB yields the protein MKKNNITNVNEKETFLYYMKGVKKIIQDKIYHVNVQDDNKYNLYIKDIVTQDAHSYYFRHVVDDENSCCSVTNDPICFVRNISYNLDLKKLKRGEYRPEITLDLHGMNLYQAKKELGVLIAICHQKKFFCASILHGYGKKILKKNIPFWLSKHPDVLAFHQAPRFFGHDAAILIFIKNDCE from the coding sequence ATGAAAAAAAATAATATAACTAATGTAAACGAAAAAGAAACTTTTTTATATTACATGAAAGGCGTAAAAAAAATTATACAAGATAAAATCTATCACGTAAATGTACAAGATGATAATAAATACAATTTATATATTAAAGATATTGTAACACAAGATGCACATAGTTATTATTTTAGACATGTAGTTGATGATGAAAATTCATGTTGTTCTGTAACCAATGATCCTATTTGTTTTGTTCGCAATATCAGCTATAATTTGGATCTTAAAAAATTAAAAAGAGGAGAATATCGACCTGAAATTACTTTGGATTTGCATGGTATGAATTTATATCAAGCGAAAAAAGAATTAGGAGTATTAATTGCAATTTGTCATCAAAAAAAATTTTTTTGCGCCAGTATACTTCACGGATATGGTAAAAAAATATTAAAAAAGAATATACCTTTTTGGTTATCAAAACATCCTGACGTACTGGCTTTTCATCAAGCTCCTAGATTTTTTGGACATGATGCTGCTATCTTAATTTTTATCAAGAATGATTGTGAATAG
- the hisG gene encoding ATP phosphoribosyltransferase translates to MNKNRVRLAIQKSGRLSYDSHKLLKSCGIKINLQKSSLLAFAENMPIDILLVRDDDIPGLIMDGVVELGIIGSNVLEEQSLTRLLVKESVPYTILHKLDFGVCRLSVSVPLDMKYSGISCLQNLRIATSYPNLLKRYFDKQNVSFKPFILNGSVEVAYNSGLADVICDLVSTGATLDANGLREVETVYHSCACLISQKIKSLVPEKKIFIKKLLNRIKGVIKARESKYIMLHIEKNKLNAVTNLLRGAERPTILELFGNKNKVALHMVSSENIFWETMEQLKLLGASSILVLPIEKMME, encoded by the coding sequence TTGAATAAAAATCGTGTACGTTTAGCTATACAAAAATCTGGTAGATTAAGTTATGATTCGCATAAATTGCTAAAAAGTTGCGGTATAAAAATTAATTTACAAAAATCTAGCTTACTTGCTTTTGCTGAAAATATGCCAATTGATATTCTTCTGGTACGAGATGATGATATTCCAGGTTTAATTATGGATGGAGTAGTAGAATTAGGTATTATTGGTTCTAATGTTTTAGAAGAACAATCTTTAACTAGATTACTAGTTAAAGAATCTGTTCCATATACTATATTACATAAGTTAGATTTTGGTGTTTGTCGTCTTTCTGTATCAGTTCCATTAGACATGAAATATTCAGGAATATCTTGTTTACAGAATCTTCGTATTGCCACATCATATCCCAATTTATTAAAAAGGTATTTTGATAAACAAAATGTTTCTTTTAAGCCGTTTATTTTAAATGGTTCGGTAGAAGTAGCATATAATTCGGGATTAGCAGATGTAATATGTGATTTAGTATCTACTGGAGCTACTTTAGATGCAAATGGATTAAGAGAAGTAGAAACCGTTTATCATTCTTGCGCTTGTTTAATTTCTCAAAAAATAAAATCTTTAGTTCCGGAAAAAAAAATATTTATTAAAAAGCTTTTAAATCGCATTAAAGGGGTAATTAAAGCACGAGAATCTAAATATATTATGTTACATATTGAAAAAAATAAATTAAATGCAGTTACAAATTTATTACGGGGAGCAGAACGCCCTACTATTTTAGAATTGTTTGGGAACAAAAATAAAGTAGCTTTGCATATGGTAAGTAGTGAAAATATTTTTTGGGAAACTATGGAACAATTGAAGTTATTAGGAGCGAGTTCTATCCTAGTTCTTCCTATAGAAAAAATGATGGAATGA
- the hisD gene encoding histidinol dehydrogenase — translation MLNISKNIFYWDNLSEKEKSSLLLRPKLQVNNSLKSSVSEILENVKKNGDTALHTYNLQFDKIKLDFFYVKKKQINTASSLVSKSFKEAVLIAEKNIRKFHSKQIFADLDVCTYPGVRCQHISRPINSVGLYVPKGLYPLVSTVLMLSIPAKLAGCPNIVLCSPPPVSNEILYIAKICGIKRVIQLGGAHAIAALAFGTKSIQKVDKIFGPGNIFVTEAKLQVSQLIDPCVSIDMLAGPSEMLIIADKYSNPEFIASDLLAQLEHDNNSQVMLVSTSENLANHVVSEIKKQIPFLIKKNIILHSWKNSKIIVTTSILKCFEISNLYSPEHLILHIKNSRNFLSHIKNAGSVFLGSWTPGAAGDYITGANHVLPTYGCSNTYSSLCVSDFKKIITIQSMTRKSLQQLSESIMVLSETEGMDAHGKSVSARINYLDTIITKNESI, via the coding sequence ATGTTAAATATAAGTAAAAATATTTTTTATTGGGATAATTTATCTGAAAAAGAGAAAAGTTCTTTGCTATTAAGACCTAAATTGCAAGTTAACAATAGTTTAAAATCCTCTGTTTCAGAGATTCTTGAAAATGTAAAAAAAAATGGTGATACTGCTTTACATACTTATAATCTACAGTTTGATAAAATTAAATTAGATTTTTTTTATGTTAAGAAAAAACAAATAAATACTGCTTCTTCTTTGGTTTCTAAATCATTTAAGGAAGCTGTATTAATAGCAGAAAAAAATATTAGAAAGTTTCATTCTAAACAAATTTTTGCTGATTTAGATGTATGTACGTATCCAGGAGTTCGATGTCAACATATTAGTAGACCAATAAATTCAGTAGGTTTGTATGTTCCGAAAGGTCTGTATCCATTAGTTTCTACTGTTTTAATGTTATCAATACCTGCTAAGTTAGCAGGATGTCCAAATATAGTTTTGTGTTCTCCTCCTCCTGTTAGTAATGAAATATTATATATTGCAAAGATATGTGGAATTAAACGAGTAATTCAATTAGGTGGAGCGCATGCAATTGCAGCCCTAGCTTTTGGGACTAAAAGTATACAAAAAGTTGATAAAATTTTTGGACCGGGAAATATTTTTGTAACAGAAGCTAAATTACAAGTTAGTCAATTAATAGATCCTTGTGTTTCGATTGATATGTTAGCGGGTCCTTCTGAAATGCTAATTATTGCTGATAAGTATTCTAATCCTGAATTTATTGCTTCTGATTTATTGGCTCAATTAGAACATGATAATAATTCTCAGGTAATGCTAGTTAGCACTAGTGAGAATTTAGCTAACCATGTAGTTTCAGAAATTAAAAAACAAATACCGTTTTTAATAAAAAAAAATATTATTTTACATTCGTGGAAAAATAGTAAAATTATTGTAACTACATCTATATTAAAGTGTTTTGAAATATCAAACTTATATTCTCCTGAACATTTAATATTACATATTAAAAATTCTAGAAATTTTCTATCGCATATAAAGAATGCTGGATCAGTTTTTTTAGGTTCATGGACACCAGGTGCTGCAGGTGATTATATTACTGGAGCCAATCATGTTTTACCTACATATGGATGTTCTAATACATATTCTTCTTTATGTGTTTCTGATTTTAAAAAAATAATTACAATTCAATCTATGACAAGGAAATCTCTGCAACAATTATCTGAAAGTATTATGGTTTTATCTGAAACAGAAGGTATGGATGCTCATGGTAAATCAGTAAGTGCTAGAATTAATTATTTAGACACCATTATTACAAAAAATGAGTCAATATAG